The sequence below is a genomic window from Flavobacterium lipolyticum.
TGAATATAATTCAAATTAACATTTACTGATTTTTCCGGTTTTAAATCACTTTTAAGCACCACATCTCGTGATCCCGTAAGCGCTGCATGATCTTCGGTAAACAAATTCACCACTCTAAATCCTGTTCCGGCATTTAACCTGAAAATCGTATTTTCATTTGCCTTAAAACGATACGCAAATCGGGGTGTAAAAATAGAACCATGAATAGAATTATAATCGTATCGCGCCCCTAACAAAACCTGACTCTTTGGAGAAAACGTTATTTCGTCCTGAACAAAAATTCCCGGCAACCAGGTTTTTTCGGCAATTTTTGTTGCCGGCGTATTGTCGTCGTAATAGGAATATCGGCTTGCTATTCCGGCAAGGAAATCATTACTGCCAATCTTTTTATCCCAGGTTAACTGCAGGAACCCTATTTTTTGATTCGCAATATACGATGTTGTTCCGTAACGGCTGTCCTGATAATGTACATTCCCCGAGAACGATAGCATCAGTTTTTCTTCAAAAGGCAGTTGGTAACTTCCAATTAATTCTCCCCTTTTCGTATAAATACTTTCACCGTAAATTTCATCACCTCCACGGTATTTTCTTTCCCAACGAACATCTCCTCCCCAACGGTCTTCATACATACCACGTGCTGCTATGGTAAAAAGACGGTTGTCGTTTCGATGAAAACTCCATTTATTAAAAACCGAAATCCTTTTAGAAAGCGTCACATCGGTGAAATTATCGTTGTCTTTATCGATAATCTGATCGTAATTGAAATAGTTAACTCCTAAAAGTGAAGTCGCCTTTTTACCGGCATTAAATTTCATTCCCAAATCGAGATTATTTTCTAGATACGTTGTTGTAAAATAATCTGCCGAAAAAACCGGAGCATTCGTTGGGTTCTTAGTTATAATATTAATTAATCCCCCAACAGCCTCACTTCCGTAAAGAGAAGAAGCCGGACCTTTTACAATCTCAATCCTTTCCACCAGAGAATTCGGAATTCCGGACAAGCCATAAACAGTTGAAAGGCTGCTGACAATTGGCATTCCATCGATCAAAACCAAAGTATACGGGCCTTCGAGACCGTTTATATGAATATCTCCCGTATTACAAACGCCGCAATTCAACTGTGGACGGACGCCGTTTATGTTTTGAAGCGCATCGTAAATACTCGGTGTTGGATTCTTCTTAAAAAACACAGGGGAATAAACCTCAACCGGAACAGCACTTTCCAAACGTTTAACTGCTTTTAAAGTTCCCGAAACCACTACTTCATTCAATTGATTGTCTGTATCGTCCAATTCAAAATCATACGTTTGAACAGCGCCCTTTGTAACGTCGATTTTCTTTTTTGAAGTCCGAAAACCTACCAGTGAAACCTGAAGCGTATAATTTCCAACCGGTACATTTTCGAAGTTATAATATCCTAAACTATCCGTTACCGATCTGTATTTTGTTCCCAATAAATGTACGTTTGCCAACTGCAATTCATGGCCATCACCTGAAATAATTCCGGAAACAGAACTGGTTTCCTGAGCAAATGAAAACTGCAGACAAAAGAAAAGCAGCATCAAAAATAGTTTTTTCATTATTATAAAATTAAATTTAGACAAAACTAAAAATTAAATTTGACAAATAGTGTTCCTAACGCAAAAAACTTTGATCTAACTTCAATTCAAGGTTTTGCAGCTATTTTAATCACATGGAAAGCTTATCCGATTTAACCTAAAAATGACTCATCAATCAGTTCTTTATTAATCGAAGCCCCGGCAAAAGATCCTGAAGAAACAGCCATAGCAACAGATCGCGCCTGAATATGACAATCACCACTGGCAAAAACTCCGGGAATTGTTGTTTTTTGAAACGCATCTACTTTCAACAAACCTTGTTCTGTCAATTCACAGCCTAAAGCTTCCGGAAGTGGGCAATGTTGCTCAAAAGGCGCTCTGAAATAAATAGCTTTTACTTCAATTGTAGCTTGACTTTTGAAAATAAGCTGCTGAATATTTCCATTTTCCTGTTTTACGGCAGCAATTTCATCTTCCATAACCTTAATTTTATGTTGTAGTAAAATTTGAGATTGCGCTGTGGTAAAAGCTGATTTTCCGTTCGTTAAGACTCTTAAATCCTCCGTCCAGTTCGAAATGAGTTTAGCATATTCAAACCCTATATCACCATTAGCGATAATCGCTGTTTTTTCCTTTTTGACTTCATAACCGTGACAATACGGACAATGCAATATCGAAATTCCCCAGCATTCGCTAAAACCTTCCATTTGGGGTAGTAAATCTTTTATTCCGGTTGCGAACAATAACTTTTTAGAAATGAACACTTTTCCGGATTCTGTTTTGATTTCAAATCCATCTTTTGTTTGAATTGCCCGAATCGCTAATCCGTTATAAAAATGAACGGTATCGTAAAAATCAACCTGAATTAAAGCTTTCGCCGAAATAACGGCAGGTTTTTCACCATCCTGTGTGATAAAATTATGCGAATAAGGCGTTTGTCGGTTACAGGGCAAACCACTGTCTATCACCAAAACCTGTCGCAAAGAACGCCCCAGACTCATCGCTGCCGAAAGCCCGCTATAACTGCCGCCAATAATTATAACATCGTATTTATTTTTATCTCTCACTATATTCTATTTTTAAGAAGTTCTTGGTATGGGAAATAGATCTTTCTTCGGGAAAAATCCGTCCTGATAATCTACAATTTCATCATTTGTACAAAGGCACTTTTCAAGCTCTTTCAGGATTTCTGTTTCTTTTATTTTCTGACCAATAAAAACAAGTTCATTGAGTCTGTCGCCGAAATTAGAAGTCCATCGTTCTTCTATAATATCCTGAAATTCAACAAAATTATTAAAGGTCATTCGTTCGCTTAGCGGCATACTTGCCCACCAGACTCCGGCTCCTTCGGCTTTCATTGATCCACCGGACTGGCTCCAGTTTATCGCTTGTTCCGGTCGGGATGCCATCCACAGCAGTCCTTTACTTCGAATGATGTTGGCGGGAAAATCGGATGTAAAAAAATTCCACAACCGATTGGGATGAAAAGGTCTGGGATCTCGAAATACAAAAGAACTAATTCCATATTCTTCAGTTTCAGGTGTATGAATACCTTCTAATTCCCGAATCCAACCCGCTGAATTTTCGGCTTCTTCATAATTGAATAATCCGGTGTTCATAATTTCGTTTGGATTTACTTTGCCTGAAACCGAAGTGATTATTTTCGCCACAGGATTTAGCTTTTGAATAGAAGCTCTCAAAAATTCTAATGATCTGATACTAACGAGATCCGTTTTATTCAAAATGATAACATTAGCAAATTCTACCTGATCTACCAGAAGGTTGACGATCGTTCTATTGTCATTTTCAAGATCGGATAAGTTTTCCTCCCGCAGTGTTTTGGCCGAACCAAAATCTTTAAAAAAGTTAAAACTATCTACAACGGTCACCATGGTATCGATGTAACTGAATCTGGACAAGTCAATATTTTCCTCTTCGTTCACAAAAGAGAAAGTCTGGGCTACCGGAATGGGTTCGCTGATACCTGTACTTTCGATAAGCAAATAATCAAACCTGCTTTCTTTGGCCAGTTTTTCGACTTCAAGCATTAAATCTTCCCGCAAGGTGCAGCAAATACAGCCATTCGTCATTTCAACCAGTTTTTCTTCGGTTCTGGACAAGGTATGCTCCTTCTTCACGAGCTGCGCGTCTATATTAACTTCACTCATATCATTTACGATAACAGCAACTTTAAGGTTTTCTTTGTTGTGAAGAATATGATTGAGAAGAGTTGTTTTTCCTGCGCCAAGAAATCCGCTTAAAACGGTTACGGGTAGTTTTTTCATTACTAAATGTGTTTGTGTTTTTTATAATTTAGAAGATGTCCGATAATCATTCCGATCCCGCCAATAAAAATCAGATCCAAATGAATATCCAGTATCATTTCACTCAAAATACTGATCCAAATCAGAGATATCGATAAAATCAAAGTTGTAGCGACTAAAAGACTTGATTTTTTAATAATTTTGAGGATTGCAATTAAACCTATTAAGGCAAAGGTCAAATCGATAAATGGATTATGACTAATACCCAAAGGCAAAATAGTAAGTAGCGGAAATATCAGACAATGAACCAGACAAATGGCAGCACTTGAGATTCCTAATATATCGTAAAAAGGCGTCGTTGTTTTCTTCATTTTCAGTACATTTGCTTAATGCAATTATGTTGCAAATATAGAACTTTATTTTTAATGCAACATTGTTGCGTTAATTTTTTTAATGCTTTAAAAATGAAAACAACAAGAAATACAGCAGCAAAGACAGCGGTTTTAGAGATTTTTGACAAATCTAAAACAGCCTTGTCCCACACCGAAATTCACAAACAGATTGATGATTTGTGTGACCGTGTGACCGTTTACAGAATATTAGACCGGTTAGTAAATGAAGATATCGTTCATAAAATTGTGAATCTTGACGGTACCGTAAAGTATGCCAAATGCCATCATCATGCTCAAAGAGTACACATTCACAACCACGCTCATTTTAGCTGTGAAAAATGTCTCGAGGTCACTTGTCTGGAAAATGTAAAACCTAGCTACATTATTCCGCACAATTATAAAGTAAATGAGATAAACTTCACCTTGTCAGGATTGTGTCCGAACTGTTTGAATTCAAACAATTAAGTTTTAGACTTGTCTAAAAATATTGTTGTGCAGATATAATTTATCCCTATATTTGTTCAAACAACATTTTTACAATGACCAAATCTTTAGAAGAAGTACACCAATCGGTTGCTACACAACATAAAAAAAAAGGATTTAGAAAAATATTAGCCTTTTTAGGACCGGCCTACCTGGTAAGTGTCGGTTATATGGACCCCGGAAACTGGGCGACAGATATTGCCGGCGGAAGTCAGTTTGGGTATTCTTTACTTTGGGTTTTACTAATGAGTAATTT
It includes:
- a CDS encoding TonB-dependent receptor, which codes for MKKLFLMLLFFCLQFSFAQETSSVSGIISGDGHELQLANVHLLGTKYRSVTDSLGYYNFENVPVGNYTLQVSLVGFRTSKKKIDVTKGAVQTYDFELDDTDNQLNEVVVSGTLKAVKRLESAVPVEVYSPVFFKKNPTPSIYDALQNINGVRPQLNCGVCNTGDIHINGLEGPYTLVLIDGMPIVSSLSTVYGLSGIPNSLVERIEIVKGPASSLYGSEAVGGLINIITKNPTNAPVFSADYFTTTYLENNLDLGMKFNAGKKATSLLGVNYFNYDQIIDKDNDNFTDVTLSKRISVFNKWSFHRNDNRLFTIAARGMYEDRWGGDVRWERKYRGGDEIYGESIYTKRGELIGSYQLPFEEKLMLSFSGNVHYQDSRYGTTSYIANQKIGFLQLTWDKKIGSNDFLAGIASRYSYYDDNTPATKIAEKTWLPGIFVQDEITFSPKSQVLLGARYDYNSIHGSIFTPRFAYRFKANENTIFRLNAGTGFRVVNLFTEDHAALTGSRDVVLKSDLKPEKSVNVNLNYIQKINFDSGVFVGIETTAFYTRFSNKIISDYETDPNKIIYDNIDGYALSQGISTNIDVNFTNGLKFILGATVLDNKNVQDKISQRPFLTERFTGTWSVSYKINPWNLVLDYTGNVYSPMKLPLLNEYDPRNPNSPWYSIQNIQFTFTGWKNFELYGGIKNLLNFTPKQNNPFLISRTNDPFDKNVQYDSAGKVLVTPDNPYGLTFDTTYVYGQNQTIRGFLGLRYSFR
- a CDS encoding NAD(P)/FAD-dependent oxidoreductase, translated to MRDKNKYDVIIIGGSYSGLSAAMSLGRSLRQVLVIDSGLPCNRQTPYSHNFITQDGEKPAVISAKALIQVDFYDTVHFYNGLAIRAIQTKDGFEIKTESGKVFISKKLLFATGIKDLLPQMEGFSECWGISILHCPYCHGYEVKKEKTAIIANGDIGFEYAKLISNWTEDLRVLTNGKSAFTTAQSQILLQHKIKVMEDEIAAVKQENGNIQQLIFKSQATIEVKAIYFRAPFEQHCPLPEALGCELTEQGLLKVDAFQKTTIPGVFASGDCHIQARSVAMAVSSGSFAGASINKELIDESFLG
- a CDS encoding GTP-binding protein; the protein is MKKLPVTVLSGFLGAGKTTLLNHILHNKENLKVAVIVNDMSEVNIDAQLVKKEHTLSRTEEKLVEMTNGCICCTLREDLMLEVEKLAKESRFDYLLIESTGISEPIPVAQTFSFVNEEENIDLSRFSYIDTMVTVVDSFNFFKDFGSAKTLREENLSDLENDNRTIVNLLVDQVEFANVIILNKTDLVSIRSLEFLRASIQKLNPVAKIITSVSGKVNPNEIMNTGLFNYEEAENSAGWIRELEGIHTPETEEYGISSFVFRDPRPFHPNRLWNFFTSDFPANIIRSKGLLWMASRPEQAINWSQSGGSMKAEGAGVWWASMPLSERMTFNNFVEFQDIIEERWTSNFGDRLNELVFIGQKIKETEILKELEKCLCTNDEIVDYQDGFFPKKDLFPIPRTS
- a CDS encoding MerC family mercury resistance protein, which produces MKKTTTPFYDILGISSAAICLVHCLIFPLLTILPLGISHNPFIDLTFALIGLIAILKIIKKSSLLVATTLILSISLIWISILSEMILDIHLDLIFIGGIGMIIGHLLNYKKHKHI
- a CDS encoding Fur family transcriptional regulator, translated to MKTTRNTAAKTAVLEIFDKSKTALSHTEIHKQIDDLCDRVTVYRILDRLVNEDIVHKIVNLDGTVKYAKCHHHAQRVHIHNHAHFSCEKCLEVTCLENVKPSYIIPHNYKVNEINFTLSGLCPNCLNSNN